GGGCAGATCTGCGAGTCGGCGCGAACAGCTCTTGACCCATTCCGCATAGGGGCGCTCGGTGGCGAGCTGGTTTTTGATCTCCGTGTCGGAGATGATGCGTTCGGCGTCGGTGTCGACGAGGAACATGCGCCCCGGGGTCAGTCGACCCCGGCCCACGATGTCGGCCTCGGGCAGGTCGACGACACCGACCTCACTGGCGAGGACCACCGTGTCGGAGGTCATGACGTAGCGAGCGGGCCTGAGACCATTGCGGTCGAGGACCGCTCCGGCGAGCTTCCCGTCGGTGAATGCCACGCACGCGGGTCCGTCCCACGGCTCCATCAGCAGAGAGTGGTATTCGTAGAACGCCTTGCGGGATTCGCCCATGCCGGGGTTGTTCTCCCAGGCCTCCGGGATCATCATGAGCATCGCCTGCGGCAGCGATCTGCCAGAGGCGACCATGAGTTCGAGCACCGAGTTGAAGGAGGCCGAGTCGGAGGCCCCGGGCGGCACGATCGGGCACAGCCGCTCCAGGCTCGTCGAGGTGCCGGGCACCGGGGACTTGAGCAGCTCAGAGTCCAATGCGGATTCCCTGGCCTGCATCCAGTTGCGATTGCCGCGCACCGTGTTGATCTCACCGTTGTGCGCGATCGTGCCGAAGGGCTGGGCCAGCTGCCAGGACGGGAACGTGTTCGTCGAGAACCGTGAGTGCACGAGCGCGATCCGTGAGGTCATCCGTTCGTCGAGCAGCTCGGTGTAGAAGGCGGAGAGCTGGCCGGTCGAGAGCATGCCCTTGTAGGTGATGGTGCCCGGGTTCAGCGAGGGGAAGTAGATCCCCGCATGGTCCAGGCGCTTCCTCACGATGTAGGACCGGCAGCTGAGATCCTGTGCGTCCAGGGAGGGGAACCGCTCGTCGATGGTGAGGAAGAGCTGGCGCATCCGCGGCATCGTACCCCGCGCCGTCTCACCGAGCACGCTCGCGTCGTGGTCAACGTCGCGGAAAGCCAGCACCTGCAGTCCCTCCTCGGCGGCGATGCGTTCGACGAGGTGTTCCTGATCCGCGGGCGAGTCGATCCTCGCGTCGGCATCCGGGTCATCCCCGGTGTCCGTGGGGAAAGCCACGTCGGGGATGAGATCTTGTCGGTAGTCCTGGGCGAAGAAGCCGATCCCCGCAGTGTAGGCGCCCGCTTCCGGGAGGTCGACGCCCTCGGCTCGCAGCACCTCGGCGAAGTAGTCGTGGGGCATCTGCAAGGTGATTCCCGCGCCGTCTCCGGTGCCTTCGTCGGAGCCGATGCCGCCTCGGTGCTCGAGCTTGCGCAGGGCGCTCAGGGCCTGTTCGACGACTTCGTGGTCGGCCGGGCCCCGGTAGCGGACGATGAGCGCCAGTCCACATGCGTCGTGCTCGAGTGCGGGATCGTAGAGTCCGGGACGAACTGGTCGACGCGGGGCTGACTGTTCACTGTGCATCGCTGCCTTCACGGGGTGTAGGAGTTCACGTTGAAGACGGCGCTGTCTCTCGTCGGTGTCGCGGTGCCGTTCGGAGGTCGTCCTCGGACACGAATGTGACGTGGTTCTCACGGTCGGATACCCAACCTACACCCATCCGTGGTTCAGGCGGTCACTGAGAAAGGACCGTAAATCGGACCAAAAGGTCTCAGTCGTCGGACTTCGAACCGTCGTTTCTCCGAGATCTCGGCTTCACATCGGGAGTGATCGAGATCGCCGAGGTGACCGCTCCGTAGAATCCGAAGCCGTGTGATCGGCCGTCCTCTCCCGAGTCCGAGGCGTCGGCGGAGGCTCGCGCGATCTTCCGGGCGCGGCGAGCCAGCCCGACGACGATGACACCCACGATGATGAGGACCACGACCAGCGCGAGCACCCAGAGGACCCAGACCGGGATCGTGACCGACCCGACCTCAAGCCCTTGGGCGGCCAGCTGCTGAATCCGGCTCATGCACAGCCCTCGGCGAGCTCTGCGGCCAGGTTCGCGATTGCGCTCACCCCACCGCTGTCGAGGGCACGGACGAGGGCGGAGCCGACGATGACGCCGTCGGCGTATTCGGCGACCTCCGCCGCCTGCTCACGTGTCGAGACTCCGAGGCCGACGCAGGCATGGGCCGCTCCTCCTTCTTTGAGCCGGGAGACGAGGTCACGGGCGTGGTCGTCGACTTCGGAGCGGACTCCGGTCACGCCCATGGTCGAGGCGGCGTAGACGAATCCGCGGCTGGCATCGACGATCGTAGCGATGCGTTCGGGCGTGGACGAGGGAGCTGCGAGGAAGATGCGATCGAGATCGTACTCGTCCGAGGCGCTCATCCAGTCCGCCGCCTCATCGGGGATGAGGTCCGGGGTGATGATCCCTCCCCCGCCGGCGGAGTCGAGGTCGCGGGCGAAGGCGGAGACGCCGTACTGCAGCACGAGGTTCCAGTAGCTCATCACGACGGCGGTGCCGCCGGCCTCGGCGACGGCCGAGACCGCGGTGAGGACGTCTTTGGTCCGGACTCCTGCGTCCAGGCCGGCCTCGGCGGCGCGCTGAATGACAGGCCCGTCCATTCCAGGATCGGAGTAGGGCATACCGACCTCGACGATGTCGACTCCGGACTTCACGAGTTCGACCATCGCTTCGATGGAGCCTTCGACGGTGGGGAATCCGACCGGAAGGTAGCCGATGAGGGCGGACTTGCGCCCGTCCTGGGCGAGGGCGTCGAGGGTGGTGCCGGCTCGGGATCCTGATCTCGTCATTCCTGCACAGCTCCTTCGTCGATGTAGTCGAACCATTTGGCGGCGGTCGTCATGTCCTTGTCGCCGCGGCCGGAGAGGTTGACGAGCAGAACCGCATCGCTGCCGAGTTCGCGTCCCACGCGCATCGCACCGGCGAGGGCGTGCGCGGATTCGATCGCGGGAATGATGCCCTCGGTCCGCGACAGCAGCCGCATCGCCTCCATCGCCTCCGCGTCTCCGACCGGCTCGTAGGTCACGCGCCCGGTGTCGTGGAGGTGGGAGTGCTCGGGGCCGACAGAGGGGTAGTCGAGTCCGGCCGAGATCGAGTGGGAGCCGCGGGTCTGTCCGTCCTCGTCCTGGAGGATGTAGGTTGCGGAGCCGTGGAGGACCCCGGGTCGTCCGCCCGAGAACCGCGCGGCGTGGTGCCCGCTGTCGATGCCTTCTCCTCCGGCTTCGAAGCCGAAGACCTTCACCTTCGCATCCTCGAGGAAGGCAGCGAAGAGGCCCATGGCGTTGGACCCGCCGCCGACGCAGGCGCAGACGGCGTCGGGCAGTCGACCGGTGGCTGCCAGGATCTGCTCGCGGGCTTCGTGGCCGATGACGTCCTGGAAGGAGCGGACCATGGCCGGGAAGGGGTGCGGACCGGCGACGGTGCCGATGACGTAGTGGGTGCGCTCCACATTGGCGACCCAGTCGCGCATCGCTTCGTTCATCGCATCCTTGAGCGTGCGGGTGCCGTTGGTCACGGAGCTGACCTTCGCCCCGAGCAGGCGCATCCGAGCGACGTTGAGTGCCTGTCG
The Brevibacterium marinum genome window above contains:
- the trpB gene encoding tryptophan synthase subunit beta encodes the protein MTDLSQENGPYFGSFGGRFFPEALIPALDEIEETWRKSEVDPEFTEQLVDLQKNYIGRPSLLTEATRFAAECGGARVFLKREDLNHTGSHKINNALGQALLAKRMGKTRIIAETGAGQHGVATATAAALLDMECEVYMGEEDTQRQALNVARMRLLGAKVSSVTNGTRTLKDAMNEAMRDWVANVERTHYVIGTVAGPHPFPAMVRSFQDVIGHEAREQILAATGRLPDAVCACVGGGSNAMGLFAAFLEDAKVKVFGFEAGGEGIDSGHHAARFSGGRPGVLHGSATYILQDEDGQTRGSHSISAGLDYPSVGPEHSHLHDTGRVTYEPVGDAEAMEAMRLLSRTEGIIPAIESAHALAGAMRVGRELGSDAVLLVNLSGRGDKDMTTAAKWFDYIDEGAVQE
- the trpA gene encoding tryptophan synthase subunit alpha, with the translated sequence MTRSGSRAGTTLDALAQDGRKSALIGYLPVGFPTVEGSIEAMVELVKSGVDIVEVGMPYSDPGMDGPVIQRAAEAGLDAGVRTKDVLTAVSAVAEAGGTAVVMSYWNLVLQYGVSAFARDLDSAGGGGIITPDLIPDEAADWMSASDEYDLDRIFLAAPSSTPERIATIVDASRGFVYAASTMGVTGVRSEVDDHARDLVSRLKEGGAAHACVGLGVSTREQAAEVAEYADGVIVGSALVRALDSGGVSAIANLAAELAEGCA